One Streptomyces sp. P9-A2 DNA window includes the following coding sequences:
- a CDS encoding DUF6518 family protein, with translation MSASRTGFHTRTGSRFRSRILVSSAALTIGVVLGVLGPLLINATDPVGHPVHLVLSAGWSWAALAFCVGLARESRVESAVLAAASLVTAVIAYYLTKLGQGQYLTLGRGDPSGTPYVSWGDFASKTLLWCLVACVTGPVLGLAGNLARDHGLRGLPFRMLVPVVAVVEMSERLDVEAPLQRPIVDTTWSGVRLVAVVVLVVLVGRAVMTWRIRPSAGRAGE, from the coding sequence GTGTCGGCTTCGCGCACGGGCTTCCACACCCGTACCGGTTCCCGCTTTCGTTCCCGCATCCTGGTCTCCTCGGCCGCGCTGACGATCGGTGTGGTGCTCGGGGTGCTCGGACCCCTGCTGATCAATGCCACCGATCCGGTCGGCCACCCCGTACATCTGGTCCTGTCCGCGGGATGGTCCTGGGCTGCGCTGGCGTTCTGCGTCGGCCTCGCCCGGGAGTCCAGGGTCGAGTCGGCCGTCCTGGCCGCCGCGTCCCTGGTCACCGCAGTGATCGCGTACTACCTGACGAAGCTGGGGCAGGGGCAGTACCTGACGCTGGGCCGGGGTGACCCTTCCGGGACGCCCTATGTCTCCTGGGGCGACTTCGCCTCGAAGACTCTGCTCTGGTGCCTGGTCGCCTGTGTCACGGGGCCTGTGCTGGGGCTGGCCGGGAACCTGGCACGGGATCACGGACTGCGCGGCCTTCCCTTCCGGATGCTGGTCCCAGTGGTGGCCGTCGTGGAGATGTCGGAGCGGCTGGACGTCGAAGCGCCGCTGCAGAGGCCCATCGTCGATACGACCTGGAGCGGTGTACGGCTGGTGGCGGTTGTCGTCCTCGTGGTTCTCGTAGGGCGCGCTGTGATGACGTGGCGGATCCGGCCCTCCGCCGGGCGGGCAGGCGAATGA
- a CDS encoding S9 family peptidase yields MTTDADSFPRRHARTQRFTLGAPRSFTVAPDGSRVVFLRSGSGTDRANSLWVLDPRDGGERVAADPRALLGGAAENLSAQERARRERSREGGAGIVGYATDAEVESASFALSGRLFTADLSAGATRELPTPGPVIDPRPSPDGRHIAYVAQGALRAVGAEGADDRALATPETENVTYGLAEFIAAEEMGRSRGFWWAPESDRLLVARADDTPVRRWWISDPAHPDREPQRVAYPAAGTPNAEVRLFVIGLDGARTEVVWDRARYPYMAHAHWSAAGAPLLLVQARDQRSQLFLAVDPDTGATRMVHADEDLVWLDLFAGVPCWSPSGQLVRITDEGGARRLAVGERPLTGPQLHVRAVLDVSDDDVLVSASAGAEPGSRPGAADGGPEIGEVHVYRVNELGVERVSQEPGVHSAVRAGGVTVLVSATPGRPGARTRILRDGKPTATVRSYAEDPGMSPRLTLTQGGARKIPCAVLMPRDYHGDTPLPVLMDPYGGPHGQRVVAAHNPHLTSQWFADQGFAVIVADGRGTPGHSPAWEKAVKDDIAAITVQDQVDALQALASDFPLDLSRVAIRGWSFGGYLAALAALRRPDVFHAAVVGAPVTDLRLYDTHYQERYIGHPDEQPEVYRRNSVIDDAGLVDAATPHRPMMIIHGLADDNVVVAHSLRLSSALLAAGRPHEVLPLSGVTHMTPQEEVAENLLRLQLDFLRRSLGLTD; encoded by the coding sequence ATGACGACCGACGCTGACTCCTTCCCCCGACGGCACGCCCGCACCCAGCGCTTCACGCTCGGCGCGCCGCGATCGTTCACCGTGGCACCCGACGGTTCCCGGGTCGTGTTCCTGCGTTCCGGTTCCGGTACGGACCGGGCGAATTCGCTGTGGGTGCTCGACCCCCGGGACGGCGGGGAGCGCGTGGCGGCCGACCCGCGCGCCCTGCTGGGCGGCGCCGCGGAGAACCTGTCGGCCCAGGAGCGGGCGCGGCGCGAACGCAGCCGCGAGGGAGGCGCCGGCATCGTCGGCTACGCCACCGACGCGGAGGTCGAGTCGGCATCTTTCGCCTTGTCAGGACGGCTTTTCACAGCCGACCTGTCGGCCGGGGCGACGCGTGAACTGCCCACTCCCGGGCCGGTGATCGACCCCCGGCCGTCACCCGACGGGCGTCACATCGCCTATGTCGCGCAGGGTGCGCTGCGGGCCGTCGGAGCGGAGGGGGCGGACGACAGGGCCCTGGCGACCCCCGAGACGGAGAACGTCACCTACGGGCTGGCGGAGTTCATCGCGGCCGAGGAGATGGGGCGTTCGCGGGGCTTCTGGTGGGCGCCCGAGTCGGACCGGCTGCTGGTGGCGCGCGCGGACGACACGCCGGTGAGGCGGTGGTGGATCTCCGATCCGGCACATCCGGATCGGGAGCCGCAGCGGGTGGCGTACCCGGCGGCGGGGACCCCGAACGCGGAGGTGCGGCTGTTCGTGATCGGGCTGGACGGGGCGCGTACGGAGGTCGTGTGGGACCGGGCGCGGTACCCGTACATGGCGCATGCTCACTGGTCAGCGGCGGGTGCGCCACTGCTGCTCGTACAGGCGCGCGACCAGCGCAGTCAGCTGTTCCTGGCGGTGGACCCGGACACCGGGGCCACCCGGATGGTGCACGCCGACGAAGATCTAGTTTGGCTTGATCTTTTCGCGGGGGTGCCCTGCTGGAGCCCTTCCGGGCAGCTGGTCCGGATCACGGACGAGGGAGGCGCACGACGACTCGCCGTCGGCGAACGCCCGCTGACCGGACCGCAGTTGCACGTCCGCGCGGTACTGGACGTATCGGACGACGACGTGCTGGTATCGGCGTCGGCGGGGGCGGAACCGGGATCGAGGCCGGGGGCGGCGGACGGCGGCCCGGAGATCGGCGAGGTGCACGTCTACCGGGTGAACGAACTCGGTGTGGAGCGCGTCTCCCAGGAGCCCGGCGTGCACTCCGCGGTACGCGCCGGGGGCGTGACCGTCCTGGTGTCCGCGACACCGGGCCGGCCGGGGGCACGGACGCGGATCCTGCGTGACGGGAAACCGACGGCGACTGTCCGCTCGTACGCCGAAGACCCCGGTATGTCCCCCCGGTTGACCCTCACCCAGGGGGGCGCACGCAAAATCCCGTGCGCCGTGCTTATGCCAAGGGACTACCACGGCGACACTCCCCTCCCCGTCCTCATGGACCCCTACGGCGGCCCCCACGGCCAGCGCGTGGTGGCCGCACACAACCCCCACCTGACCTCGCAGTGGTTCGCCGACCAGGGCTTCGCGGTGATCGTCGCCGACGGCCGCGGCACCCCTGGCCACTCCCCCGCCTGGGAGAAGGCCGTCAAGGACGACATCGCCGCGATCACCGTCCAGGACCAGGTGGACGCGCTCCAGGCCCTCGCCTCCGACTTCCCGCTCGACCTGAGCCGCGTCGCCATCCGGGGCTGGTCCTTCGGCGGCTACCTGGCCGCCCTCGCGGCGCTGCGCCGGCCGGACGTCTTCCACGCGGCCGTGGTGGGCGCCCCGGTCACCGACCTGCGCCTGTACGACACCCACTACCAGGAGCGCTACATCGGCCACCCGGACGAGCAGCCGGAGGTCTACCGCCGCAACTCGGTGATCGACGACGCGGGCCTGGTCGACGCCGCCACGCCGCACCGCCCCATGATGATCATTCACGGGCTGGCGGACGACAACGTGGTGGTCGCCCACTCGCTGCGCCTGTCCTCGGCCCTGCTGGCAGCCGGCCGCCCCCACGAGGTACTGCCCCTGTCCGGCGTCACCCACATGACCCCGCAGGAGGAGGTCGCCGAGAACCTCCTCCGCCTCCAACTCGACTTCCTCAGGCGCTCGCTCGGCCTGACGGACTGA
- a CDS encoding serine hydrolase domain-containing protein, with translation MPLSTHRRLAMSATLIAALAGGLAPATAASATPAAPTAPTGPATPAAPAPDMDGVTAALNSAMANGAPGAMARFTGPDGVQTRTAGVRDRVSGEAMDTRARFRIGSVSKTFSSVVLLQLVDEGRLELDTPVNHYLPGLLPDDRITVRHLLTHRSGLADYTEAMFAKTVPGFEAVRNRVFTYQELVDLSLAEPRTTEPGVAYKYSNANFVVVGMLIENATGTSVAKQYERRIINPLKLRHTSYVHPETRIEGAHVRGYLHPDEAGAPLVDSTEQTASWAQSAGAVISDPADLNTFTTALMQGRLLSPRMLDAMTTVTPTDATQTRFYGLGLRRYDLSCGTQVYGHTGTVQGFYTYAFTTRDGRRALSAMANTSNRGAANTALGGTLEAAFCGKETAPAASSTKAPRTLSTLPAEADLPERR, from the coding sequence GTGCCCCTGTCGACACACCGACGTCTGGCCATGAGCGCCACCCTGATCGCCGCCCTCGCCGGCGGTCTCGCCCCCGCCACCGCGGCCTCCGCGACACCGGCAGCCCCCACGGCCCCTACCGGCCCCGCAACCCCCGCCGCCCCCGCCCCCGACATGGACGGCGTGACCGCGGCTCTGAACTCCGCCATGGCCAACGGCGCTCCGGGCGCGATGGCCCGCTTCACCGGTCCCGACGGCGTCCAAACGCGCACCGCCGGCGTCCGCGACCGCGTCTCCGGCGAGGCCATGGACACCCGGGCACGCTTCCGCATCGGCAGCGTCAGCAAGACCTTCTCCAGCGTTGTGCTGCTCCAACTGGTCGACGAGGGACGGCTGGAGCTCGACACGCCGGTCAACCACTACCTTCCCGGACTGCTGCCCGACGACCGCATCACGGTCCGTCACCTGCTCACCCACCGCAGCGGCCTGGCCGACTACACCGAGGCCATGTTCGCCAAGACCGTGCCCGGCTTCGAAGCCGTGCGCAACCGCGTCTTCACCTACCAGGAACTGGTCGACCTCTCCCTGGCCGAACCCCGCACCACCGAGCCCGGTGTGGCCTACAAGTACTCCAACGCCAACTTCGTCGTCGTCGGCATGCTCATCGAGAACGCCACGGGGACCTCGGTCGCCAAGCAGTACGAGCGGCGCATCATCAACCCGCTGAAGCTGCGTCACACCTCTTACGTCCACCCGGAGACCCGGATCGAGGGAGCGCACGTGCGCGGCTACCTCCACCCCGACGAGGCGGGGGCGCCGCTCGTCGACTCCACGGAGCAGACCGCTTCCTGGGCCCAGTCGGCCGGCGCGGTCATCTCCGACCCGGCCGACCTGAACACCTTCACGACCGCGCTGATGCAGGGCAGGCTGCTCTCACCCCGGATGCTGGACGCCATGACCACGGTCACCCCGACGGACGCCACCCAGACCCGCTTCTACGGACTCGGGCTGCGCCGCTACGACCTGTCCTGCGGCACCCAGGTGTACGGGCACACCGGCACCGTGCAGGGCTTCTACACGTATGCCTTCACCACCCGTGACGGTCGGCGCGCGCTCTCCGCCATGGCGAACACCTCGAACCGGGGCGCGGCGAACACGGCGCTCGGCGGGACGCTGGAAGCGGCCTTCTGCGGGAAGGAGACCGCGCCCGCGGCGTCGTCGACCAAGGCGCCGCGCACGCTCTCCACCCTGCCGGCGGAGGCCGACCTGCCCGAGCGCCGCTGA